The Rosa rugosa chromosome 3, drRosRugo1.1, whole genome shotgun sequence sequence CAATAGAGATTTATACTATAACTTGAGCAGTAATTGgaataaatataaaagaaaaatgaaattttcaAATATCGTCAAGAACACAGAGCAACAAAACCATGCATTAAATACATAAAGGTGCCGACAGTTGACAACACCATAAGGATGCGCAGAACGCGTTCAGAATCCAAACTTCAAAAAGATCAATATAGATAACCCTCAAAATGACTAGATTAAAACGGAAAAAGTGATCACTTTGGAGAAAGAGGAAATGAAAGCATAACGTACCAATCCTGTAGAACATTTAGCTTGTAACCACTTTGATAATTTCTTGTATGATGATTTCTTGATGTCTAGTGTGATGCCTGAAGGCCTACAAGGTAAAACATAGTTTGACCTGCAGAACCACAAAAAAAGATCATGAGATCTTATAGATTAAGTATATGCACAGGGAGAGTAGAGACAGATCATGCAAATTTTCACAAAGATTATATCTTTACCATACCATAGAGTGCTTCCGGGCATGGGAAGGTCTTTGTCTTTGACAGTTGTATGCAATGCTTGCAAAAGGCATTTTTCCAAAAGCATGTCCACATCCTCGGCAGAAAGAGGATGTTGATCCTCCCCAGTCGACTGATTAGCAGAATCATCATCTGTTAGCTTCAGATCACCTACATTTGCAGTTACTTCCTCAGCAATCTCATTCCTAGCATCAATCGGTGCAACTGAAGCAGAACTTGGTTCAGACTGCACATCAGCAACATCAACATGTTGCCCCATTTCCCTATCATCAATGCCATTCAGTTGATCATGTGATCCACCATTTGCACCATCATATGAATCAGAAATTTGGGCTGATGACAAGGTAGGATCCTCAAAAACAGCATCTTCTAAGAATCCTGCATTTGGCACATAAGGCCCCTCAACTGAttccctgaaaaaaaaaaaaaaaattccacaaCAATGTTAACCAACAGAAGTTTTCTATTTGTCGATCATATGATTCATATCTCTATGTCAATTCCCACAGATACTTGCCAAAGTAAGTCACCATAATAGTGAGCAATTTTTAAGGCTTTTCCGCGCAACCCAGCTTTTAATGCTTCAGTGCAGCTCATAGTAGTAGTTCCCACCTGTAAAGATATTGACCAGTGACAAGATTATGACCTAACTTTAGTTACACAAATAGATGAACCAACGGTTGTCTCAAAACATAGCATATACTATTCGCACAGAAGCTTACAGCAATGGGAGCTGGATTTCCTGGAACTTTAACCGCCCATGCTTCCCCAGCTATAAACGATGGTAAACCTTCAGCAGGTATGCTGATACCGGGAAACATCAAATCTGCCCCTCCAATAACATATCGAGAAACCTCGCCCCCTTTCAGCATGAAAGAAGGCAAGAGATCAGGGACCTTCCAGAGGGCATAAACTGAAACGGAAGACAATAAACCAAACAAAGATGTGAATAACCTGCAGATATGCTAGCAGAGCTTTTTCATATTTTCATTGACCCAAAGCAGGAAGTGAGATTAATGCCTATCTTATATTGACCTCTTTACGGTCAAGCTAAGACCAACTACATTGAAAATAACTAACTAGTAAAGTGTGGCAGACCACATACTAGAAAAAAGGGAAAGAGAGAAGGGGGGAAAAAACATGCAAGACATGCAAGAACAAATAAGGACAAGAGATGGAAACAAGGACATGATACCTGTGGGAAAAATTTCTTTGCCACGCCCATCAATATCAAAAAACATAGGAAAGCCTCCCTCTATGCCATATACAAGGACTCGATTTTGATACTTTGAAACCTTTATCTCCACCTAGAGATTAATTCAATACAAAATACACAGTAGTGAGTAACTAACATCATATGATGCCCAGTTCCAACcattccaaaataaataaatcctaTACCAAAACTTGTCCCAACTTATTTCTTCTGTATATTGGTGCAACCTGATTGAAATTGACACTATCTAGTTGGAAAATAGTACAAGAATTATTCCAATGACAAGCATACAAAACGGAGAatcatcgaggataaagaagtGTGGTAAAAACCCAAGTAACAGTGTAAACTCCGGTCTACCTTAAATTGGCAGCAAACTAATCGCAAGTTAAAGATCATGAAATTTTGCAAGAGATGAATATAACACACATATACGGCTTCCTGGAATGAAACGCAGAATCAGAGTGAAACCATTCGCAGCTGGGGAAATGCAAAAAAGCAAGGCCATAACCAATGAAGCATAATGATTCAGAAGGAAAAAGTGGTTAGATAGGTACCTTGGGAGGGAGTAAAGCATCGATATCGGCGTCGGAAGCTCTGGGAAATCTTTCCTTGACGGTCCTCTTGAGCTTCTTCCTGTCAGCCCCTGACAGTCTCTGGTGCGACCGAGCCTCCACTCCCTTCTTGAACAtctctcctctttctctttctctctctcttcactccGGCGCTGTTGCTATACAGAGAGAGAAGCTTCTGGTTCTGGTTCTGGGTGCTGAGACAAAAATATTAAGACGGTGGGTGGGCCTTCATGTTCATGTTGGGCTGGCGAAAATGGGCCGAAGAAAGATTGGGCCGGGTAGCATCGGGTTTGTTTTACTCAGGGAGATTCCCCGACAAGGCAATCTAAAGATTCAAGGCTTTATGGCAACACTTTGGCGGTCTTCACGGCACAACGTCACCCCCACGAGCTCCATGTGGGGCCCTCATTCCTCCATTCTCACTGCTTCATTCaccttttcctctctctctacAGTTCAGTTAataatcactctctctctctctcaacctcAACCTCAACCTGAAGCTGAAGCTGGCCTACATTTGTTTCCGTTGTTCGCCATCTTTGTATTTCTTGTGTCTGTACTGAGCCGTGTCGAAGTTGAATGCTCCGTAGTAGTAGTCAGTCATGGCCGAGCTTTCTCCTGAAGTACCTGTCCATGTTCTCGTCGTCGACGACTGCTTGGTTGACCGCAAAATCGTTGACAAGCTCCTCAAAGCATCCGCCTTTAAAGGTACTACTAACACCACAGTGCATTGCAATTAATTTCCTCGCTTTTCTACCTCTACTTTCAGATTTACTTTCTTCATGTCACCATGAGgctctgcttctgcttctgatTCTGGACATGTATATATTACTGGGATCATGCAATGATAGATCCTCTTTTTTGTACCAACCTAAGTATTCAGATTTGCTAATAATAAGGCCAAGCTAGCTACCTGAATAGGAATACACACACTTGTCCTTTCTGCACTTATGTATGCACGCGCTTCTTCTATTACTATTATCACTCTTGACTTTTCAACTTGGATGACCTCGAACCAAGATTGCCACAGCAGCGCGCCCCTAAATATCACAGTGTTTGTTCGGGTTTGTTTTCTCTTCTAGGATCTGTAGACTTCATTGATAGATAGATTGACTTGGCAATGTTCAAATCAAGCTTAGGGTTGTTCTTGATGGAATGATAAATCCATATACTTCTCCAAATTAAATTACACTCTTCAATTGTCTCCACGTACCTCAGAGTTATCATGTATTCTCATGAGCAATATTGATTCACCGGGCAGGTTAGTGCGCATTGACCAACTGTCCAGTTCTTGCTAGATTCCACCAAATTACTAAGTTAAGATTTAAGAGTTGTTGGTCCATAATTGGTCACAGCAGCGTTGATTTCAAACGCATTGACACCTTCTTTCAATTATCTATACAAGGTATGTGATAGACTTGCTCCTTAGTAATCTACTATCCCCTGCTAAGCTAGTGCTTTCATAAAATTTTCCCTTACACAACTGCATCTTTCACGCTGTTTCTCTTGGCTAGAGAGTGGTCTATGATCGGAATAATGTATGTCCTGTACTAGCAAATCTCAGGAATATGGAATTTACTCAATTAAGTGTTCAAGCACACTGTGATTGAAGTCTCTGTTTATAACTTCTACTTATTTTGTGAAAAGTATATCCGTACTTTCAGAAAGTTTGTGTTGAACTTAAAATTCTCAACAATGGAGccaataaatgaaataaagatgGCTGCAAAATCCCCCCATTGTTACCTCAAGAAAGTGAAAACAATAGGGTATCATCTTCTAGCTGCTGGACATGTCCGTCACTAGTTACAAAATACTATTGTCCTTGAGAAAATTGTTATTGGGGTAGATCAGGATGCCATTCAGCAGCTCAAAGAAAAGAAGTGCCTTCAACTGTCCAATTCAACATACTGTAATACTTTAATCGTGATACGTGACATAGTAATTAAACAATATGAAATGGGTGCATATACATGAGTCTTAGACTTCTGGTGCAATTTTTAGTTCTGGTGAGCTATCACAAGCActtcttttgttttggtttgtgttttcaGAGTTTCAAATCATGGTTTGGTTGTTCATATATGCATCTTTCTTTTGATACTGATACATCCTGAGCATCTCATATCATTGCAGTTACTACTGTAGAAAGTGGGAAAAAAGCGCTAGAGGTTCTTGGAATGGAAGAAGAGAAGCTTGACAAGCCAAGTGTTAAAGTAAGTTTCCTGCTTTTAATCAGAAAGCACCAAGTATCTTAATCATGATGCTATCATGCCGCATTATGCATCACATTATAAGATTGGAAAAACCAAGTTTGTTCTCTCTCCGTGTATTTCCTATGTACATAGAAACGACTAGTTTTTTATTGGACATGAAAACCAACATATGTTTTCATACCACTGAAGTGGCATCATTTTTGGTGTTTTTTTCAAGAACCAGacacaaaatttcataatagTAATTACAAATTTATATTTGTAGAACCATGGATCTTTTGGCTGTCAACTCTGTCAACATTTCACATGCTATAGAACTTTCCTGAGGATATTGTTTGTTAAAATATAAGATCATCTTTAATACATTCTTTTTTGAACTTCAAATCATTTTTTAAAATAGAACATCTTTGTTTATGGTTTAAGTAAAGTATCCCTGAAAGTAGTAAAGCTTATCAACTTACTACTGGGACTTGGACTCTATAATGCAATTAGATTTGGCTTCCTAGTGGATTTTAGTTTTCATATTAAGTGACATTGTTTTACATTGGCAAGCCATGTCAACATAATTCTTTCCTAAACCAACCGTGCCATCTAGAGATGAAGGGCTGATTAAGCAACTATTATGCTTTTGCTATGAAAGTTGCTTCAGCATTACTGGTCTATTATTGGTGTTTTACTTATTGGAGATCCTCGTCTTGAAGTAAGGGGGAAGTGGCCATAGAGATGGAAATTTTGCAGCAAACTATAAACTAAACATCATTTGACCGTGGTTGAAAATGAATGACGTCTGCATGAGTAAGGGCTGATTAGGTTGTGACCAACATGATTCCGCTTTCAAACTTCCTAATTTTTTCTGCATCTGTCCATTGACTAGTGATAATTAGAGATATTCTGGTTTTTGTGCAGGATCATGATGTTAACATAATCCTCACTGACTATTGTATGCCTGAGATGAATGGCCATGATCTTCTAGTTGCTCTAAAGGTAATTGTCATATTTCAGTTCCCTTGCTCAACTGTAACTGATGATAGTGGCTGAAGATGGCAGTATATAACCATAACTCAAAATTagtttaccacttttaaggttCAAATATTTGCCAATCTCTCGGTATTTCTGTTGATCTATCTCTCCTTTCAGTCACCCACAGAGATGGGGGATTGAAAAGTGTCTTGATATATGATTGTGATATTTCAGTTCCCTTGCTCAACTGTAAGCAATGATAGTGGCTAATGATGGCAGTATATAACCATAACTCAAATTTAGTTTAGTACTCACAAGGTTCACATATTTGGCAATCTTTAGGTGTCGATATATCTCTCCTTCCAGTCACCCACAGAGATTTGGGGtggtttttttttggggggggtgGTGGTTGCGGTTGCGGTGGTGTTGAAAAGTGTCCTGATATATGACTGGTACCAGAGAAATGTCAGATATCCATGGATAATCGGATATTATGGAAAAACTTCAGTACTTGAACCAATATTTGGCTGCAATCTTAAGTAACTTTAATACAAGATGGAGATAAACAAACAGCAAC is a genomic window containing:
- the LOC133741469 gene encoding two-component response regulator ORR3-like produces the protein MAELSPEVPVHVLVVDDCLVDRKIVDKLLKASAFKVTTVESGKKALEVLGMEEEKLDKPSVKDHDVNIILTDYCMPEMNGHDLLVALKEDSRMKSIPVVIMSSEFNPQRISRCLTDGAQEFLQKPLKVKDLEKLRSYVKPAVPVPKVGTKRKALVDLMPESNEAERRPCPAGVAVA
- the LOC133741464 gene encoding uncharacterized protein LOC133741464 isoform X3, giving the protein MLKGGEVSRYVIGGADLMFPGISIPAEGLPSFIAGEAWAVKVPGNPAPIAVGTTTMSCTEALKAGLRGKALKIAHYYGDLLWESVEGPYVPNAGFLEDAVFEDPTLSSAQISDSYDGANGGSHDQLNGIDDREMGQHVDVADVQSEPSSASVAPIDARNEIAEEVTANVGDLKLTDDDSANQSTGEDQHPLSAEDVDMLLEKCLLQALHTTVKDKDLPMPGSTLWSNYVLPCRPSGITLDIKKSSYKKLSKWLQAKCSTGLIRVKEDKYKKESVLLSIDRSHPDYSSFKPEKRQVEEAVQTGVPAVSESRSVKILEVAEIYKPSVHVNPVFASVGADTGELYSASDATDIVFKYVEKENLVKPTDKSIVILDVILCDALFKGAIKKGSTYPTEIHKRDLGAAFVNRMQAHHIVTRGNDSVVRKGGLKTVQIMTERRQGNKKMTKLSGLETFLVDPEALASELQKKFACSTTVAELPGKKGLEVLVQGGVIENLAKHLIEQYGIPKRYIEVLDKTRR
- the LOC133741464 gene encoding uncharacterized protein LOC133741464 isoform X1, yielding MFKKGVEARSHQRLSGADRKKLKRTVKERFPRASDADIDALLPPKVEIKVSKYQNRVLVYGIEGGFPMFFDIDGRGKEIFPTVYALWKVPDLLPSFMLKGGEVSRYVIGGADLMFPGISIPAEGLPSFIAGEAWAVKVPGNPAPIAVGTTTMSCTEALKAGLRGKALKIAHYYGDLLWESVEGPYVPNAGFLEDAVFEDPTLSSAQISDSYDGANGGSHDQLNGIDDREMGQHVDVADVQSEPSSASVAPIDARNEIAEEVTANVGDLKLTDDDSANQSTGEDQHPLSAEDVDMLLEKCLLQALHTTVKDKDLPMPGSTLWSNYVLPCRPSGITLDIKKSSYKKLSKWLQAKCSTGLIRVKEDKYKKESVLLSIDRSHPDYSSFKPEKRQVEEAVQTGVPAVSESRSVKILEVAEIYKPSVHVNPVFASVGADTGELYSASDATDIVFKYVEKENLVKPTDKSIVILDVILCDALFKGAIKKGSTYPTEIHKRDLGAAFVNRMQAHHIVTRGNDSVVRKGGLKTVQIMTERRQGNKKMTKLSGLETFLVDPEALASELQKKFACSTTVAELPGKKGLEVLVQGGVIENLAKHLIEQYGIPKRYIEVLDKTRR